From a region of the Bacillota bacterium genome:
- a CDS encoding thioredoxin family protein, with translation MKTLASRQAYEAAIKEGTVVVVFSAQWCADCRVIEPVLPEIEEKYSQLKFFQVDRDQLIDLCQELDIFGIPSFIIYRDGTEIDRFVSKDRKTQAEIESFIDKAIS, from the coding sequence ATGAAGACCTTAGCATCGAGACAAGCCTATGAAGCTGCCATCAAGGAGGGCACTGTGGTAGTGGTGTTTTCCGCGCAGTGGTGTGCCGATTGCAGAGTCATCGAGCCGGTGCTGCCGGAGATTGAAGAGAAGTATTCGCAGTTGAAGTTTTTCCAAGTCGATCGAGACCAGCTCATCGATCTCTGTCAGGAGCTAGACATCTTCGGGATTCCCAGCTTTATCATCTACCGGGATGGTACTGAGATCGACCGGTTTGTCAGCAAGGATCGGAAAACCCAGGCGGAGATTGAAAGCTTTATCGACAAAGCCATCTCTTAG